Proteins encoded by one window of Deltaproteobacteria bacterium:
- the pheA gene encoding prephenate dehydratase, with the protein MSDPSPNEKALAALRDAIDAIDSRILALLNDRARLNSEVGRLKSAGGTTPFVPARELEIFERLERSNPGPFPTAAIRKVFREIISASIALQRGVTVAYLGPPATYTHQAAIQQFGRMADLRPAPTTDAIFAMVESGQAEFGVVPIENSNEGVVSHTLDLFVESPLTIAAEIHVPIHHDLLSKQGELRAIRAVYSHPQALAQCRAWLDLNLPDVPQQGTHSTAQAAELAARSDEIGAIASPVAAELYGLRVVSVGIEDHADNTTRFLVISKTAPTRSSRDITSILFSIKRDVVGALYKALEPFYQSGVNLTRIESRPTRGRAWEYVFFCDFEGHVEDPKVASAIAALRPRCDFVKVLGSYPQAEATS; encoded by the coding sequence ATGAGCGACCCGAGTCCCAACGAGAAGGCGCTGGCCGCGCTGCGCGACGCGATCGACGCGATCGATTCGCGGATCCTCGCGCTGCTGAACGATCGCGCGCGGCTCAACTCGGAGGTCGGCCGCCTGAAGTCGGCGGGGGGCACGACTCCGTTCGTGCCGGCGCGCGAGCTCGAGATCTTCGAGCGGCTCGAGCGCTCGAATCCCGGGCCGTTCCCGACCGCGGCCATCCGGAAGGTCTTCCGCGAGATCATCTCGGCCTCGATCGCCCTGCAGCGCGGTGTCACCGTCGCGTACCTGGGGCCGCCGGCCACCTACACGCACCAGGCCGCGATCCAGCAGTTCGGCCGGATGGCCGACTTGCGTCCCGCCCCGACCACGGACGCGATCTTCGCGATGGTCGAGTCCGGGCAGGCCGAGTTCGGCGTCGTTCCGATCGAGAACTCGAACGAGGGGGTGGTGAGCCACACGCTCGACCTCTTCGTCGAGTCGCCGCTCACGATCGCGGCCGAGATCCACGTGCCGATCCACCACGACCTGCTCTCGAAGCAGGGCGAGCTCCGCGCGATCCGCGCGGTGTACTCGCACCCGCAGGCACTCGCACAGTGCCGCGCCTGGCTCGACCTGAACCTGCCCGACGTGCCGCAGCAGGGCACGCACTCGACCGCGCAGGCCGCGGAGCTCGCGGCGCGCAGCGACGAGATCGGCGCGATCGCGAGCCCCGTCGCCGCCGAGCTCTACGGCCTGCGCGTGGTGAGCGTCGGCATCGAGGACCACGCCGACAACACCACGCGCTTCCTGGTGATCAGCAAGACCGCGCCGACGCGGAGCTCGCGCGACATCACCTCGATCCTGTTCTCGATCAAGCGCGACGTCGTCGGCGCGCTGTACAAGGCGCTCGAGCCCTTCTACCAGAGCGGCGTGAACCTGACGCGGATCGAATCGCGCCCGACCCGCGGCCGCGCCTGGGAGTACGTGTTCTTCTGCGATTTCGAAGGGCACGTCGAGGACCCGAAGGTCGCCTCCGCGATCGCCGCGCTGAGGCCGCGCTGCGACTTCGTGAAGGTGCTCGGCAGCTACCCGCAGGCCGAGGCCACGTCGTGA
- the trpD gene encoding anthranilate phosphoribosyltransferase: MSAALERALSGAVFSRAEMRVLVREIMSGALDEVQIAALLAAFRTRGETLDEIVGAAEAMRELALPLPEAPAGAIDTCGTGGDGANTFNISTVSAIVVAGAGVPVAKHGNRAASSRCGSAELLEALGVAIEIPPQAMARAVGEIGFGFLYARVCHPAMARVAPVRAKLGVRTIFNRLGPLTNPMRVRRQLVGVATAALVEPTLAALIELGVERAWVVHGQDGLDELSISAPTRVAAYADGRAEHFIVGHGDLVPASPREQIVGGDAAENARIARAVLGGEKGPRRDAVLLNSAAALCVAGRAPDLRAGIAISEQALDSGRASELLERFVAFTRGASR; the protein is encoded by the coding sequence ATGTCCGCGGCGCTCGAGCGAGCCCTCTCCGGCGCGGTGTTCTCGCGCGCGGAGATGCGCGTGCTCGTGCGCGAGATCATGAGCGGCGCCCTCGACGAGGTTCAGATCGCCGCGCTCCTCGCCGCATTTCGCACGCGCGGCGAGACGCTCGACGAGATCGTCGGCGCGGCCGAGGCGATGCGCGAGCTGGCGCTGCCGTTGCCCGAGGCGCCCGCGGGCGCGATCGACACGTGTGGAACCGGCGGCGACGGCGCGAACACCTTCAACATCTCCACGGTCTCCGCCATCGTCGTCGCGGGGGCGGGCGTGCCGGTGGCGAAGCACGGCAACCGCGCGGCCTCGAGCCGCTGCGGCAGCGCCGAGCTGCTCGAAGCGCTCGGGGTCGCGATCGAGATTCCGCCGCAGGCGATGGCTCGCGCGGTCGGCGAGATCGGCTTCGGCTTCCTGTATGCGCGCGTCTGCCATCCAGCGATGGCGCGGGTGGCGCCGGTCCGCGCGAAGCTCGGCGTGCGCACGATCTTCAACCGTCTGGGTCCGCTCACCAATCCGATGCGCGTGCGCCGGCAGCTGGTCGGCGTCGCGACCGCTGCGCTGGTCGAGCCCACGCTCGCCGCGCTGATCGAGCTCGGCGTCGAGCGCGCGTGGGTGGTTCACGGGCAGGACGGGCTCGACGAGCTCTCGATCTCGGCACCGACGCGCGTCGCCGCGTACGCGGACGGCCGGGCCGAGCATTTCATCGTCGGCCACGGCGATCTGGTCCCGGCATCGCCGCGCGAGCAGATCGTCGGTGGCGACGCCGCCGAGAACGCGCGCATCGCGCGGGCGGTTCTCGGCGGCGAAAAGGGCCCGAGGCGCGATGCGGTTCTGCTGAACTCCGCGGCGGCCCTCTGCGTCGCGGGGCGGGCGCCCGACCTGCGCGCGGGCATCGCGATCTCGGAGCAGGCGCTCGACAGCGGCCGGGCGAGCGAGCTTCTGGAGCGCTTCGTGGCGTTCACGCGCGGTGCTTCGCGATGA
- a CDS encoding LPS-assembly protein LptD, giving the protein MRRLRVFLAACAVFTAALHEARAQEIEPTAPPPPAAAAPDPGPEFSLVADEVTYDSERDLYEATGNVRIQKVGGRVLTTDWIIFSGATRTGVATGEVRVVDEQNTVLAEFAAVDLDSSVAIAVRGSLDNPTPGFAVRGETIKRTGVDTFEIEKGSFSTCRCPPDATRRPWEIEVADADLELGGYAVGRHLWFKMFDVPVLYVPWLVFPVKTERQTGFLMPSFAQSSRNGTELGLPFFWAVSESVNLTLEPQWISRRGWKPTSNLEYLIGEDGQGRGGGSILPGDRKVDGDEDLYFSDDRWAYWLRHDQPLAEGVRLGLDVNRVSDNEYAVDFRDLGSDVEHQRQLDSAGWITASGLGLYGDVVASMSDDLQNPNDLDRDGYFLQMLPDLRAGSLPRAFFGLPFRTGLDTRFTNFVQSSADGTLFGVVGGVPGQIGPVNGQFFDTGEDGRFTGAEPGASGAVDLVDNDRDDASNPDAKTRTEGDGVFQEGELLAAHGQRIDMYPTLALPLQLGVFELLTEGGLRETLYFPSLGDNDSRTLYTARGDLRARFGREFAVATVPLQHIVEPRVAFAGVFAPDQEDNPLFIPEAQRADPRLIDADIRLVTRNPSDRVADARLLQVQLSNRLYGPSPDDALPARLYGELRVGSGYDYEAQAFTRIFALTEFRPSREFLIGLDAGWDPEQHEMRDVSATAGWETEAGNQLLLGYRFNRDPSTIFEDFLGRGQIFDEGDDPDEKVNQLNLSAYIVATSRLELYADGFTSIGSSGTDGGRVGVVLISGCKCWDLVTELEKQARPDDTRFTMLVRITGLGERTRPTSGQRGRYGGLYR; this is encoded by the coding sequence ATGCGCCGCCTCCGAGTGTTCCTCGCCGCGTGTGCGGTCTTCACCGCGGCGCTGCACGAGGCCCGCGCGCAGGAAATCGAGCCGACCGCGCCGCCGCCGCCCGCGGCGGCCGCGCCGGACCCGGGGCCCGAGTTCTCGCTCGTCGCCGACGAGGTCACCTACGACAGCGAGCGCGACCTCTACGAGGCGACCGGGAACGTGCGGATCCAAAAGGTCGGCGGGCGCGTGCTCACGACGGACTGGATCATCTTCAGCGGCGCGACCCGAACCGGCGTGGCGACCGGCGAAGTGCGCGTCGTCGACGAGCAGAACACGGTGCTCGCCGAGTTCGCCGCGGTCGATCTCGACTCGAGCGTCGCGATCGCGGTGCGCGGGTCGCTGGACAACCCGACGCCGGGGTTCGCCGTTCGCGGCGAGACGATCAAGCGCACCGGCGTGGACACCTTCGAGATCGAGAAGGGCAGCTTCAGCACCTGTCGCTGCCCCCCCGATGCGACGCGCCGTCCGTGGGAGATCGAGGTCGCAGACGCGGATCTCGAGCTCGGCGGCTACGCGGTCGGCCGGCATCTCTGGTTCAAGATGTTCGACGTTCCGGTCCTCTACGTGCCATGGCTCGTGTTTCCGGTGAAGACGGAGCGGCAGACCGGGTTTCTGATGCCGAGCTTCGCGCAGTCGAGCCGGAACGGCACCGAGCTCGGCTTGCCCTTCTTCTGGGCGGTGAGCGAGAGCGTCAATCTCACGCTCGAGCCGCAGTGGATCAGCCGGCGCGGCTGGAAGCCGACGTCGAACCTCGAGTACCTGATCGGAGAGGACGGGCAGGGGCGCGGCGGAGGCTCGATCCTGCCCGGCGATCGCAAGGTCGATGGCGACGAGGATCTCTACTTCAGCGACGACCGCTGGGCTTACTGGCTGCGGCACGACCAGCCGCTCGCGGAAGGCGTCCGGCTGGGCCTGGACGTGAATCGGGTCAGCGACAACGAGTACGCGGTGGATTTCAGGGATCTCGGCAGCGATGTCGAGCACCAGCGCCAGCTCGACAGCGCGGGCTGGATCACGGCTTCGGGCCTCGGGCTCTACGGCGACGTCGTCGCTTCGATGAGCGACGATCTGCAAAACCCCAACGACCTGGACCGCGACGGGTACTTCCTGCAGATGCTCCCCGACCTGCGCGCAGGATCGCTGCCGCGCGCGTTCTTCGGATTGCCGTTCCGAACCGGGCTCGACACGCGCTTCACCAACTTCGTGCAGAGCTCGGCAGACGGCACGCTCTTCGGAGTCGTGGGCGGAGTTCCGGGCCAGATCGGGCCGGTGAACGGGCAGTTCTTCGACACCGGCGAGGACGGCCGCTTCACGGGAGCGGAGCCCGGTGCGAGCGGGGCCGTCGATCTCGTCGACAACGATCGGGACGACGCCTCCAACCCCGACGCCAAGACGCGGACCGAGGGCGACGGCGTGTTCCAGGAGGGAGAGCTGCTCGCCGCGCACGGCCAGCGCATCGACATGTACCCCACGCTCGCGCTGCCGCTGCAGCTCGGGGTGTTCGAGCTGCTGACCGAGGGCGGGCTGCGCGAGACGTTGTACTTCCCGAGCCTGGGCGACAACGACAGCCGAACGCTCTACACCGCGCGCGGCGATCTGCGCGCGCGCTTCGGACGCGAATTCGCGGTGGCGACGGTTCCCCTGCAGCACATCGTGGAGCCGCGCGTGGCGTTCGCCGGCGTCTTCGCGCCGGACCAGGAGGACAACCCGCTCTTCATCCCCGAGGCGCAGCGCGCCGATCCGCGCCTGATCGATGCCGACATCCGTCTGGTCACCCGCAACCCCAGCGATCGAGTGGCCGACGCGCGCTTGCTCCAGGTCCAGCTCTCGAATCGCCTCTACGGTCCGTCGCCGGACGACGCTCTTCCCGCCCGGCTCTACGGCGAGCTCCGCGTCGGCTCCGGCTACGACTACGAGGCGCAAGCCTTCACGCGGATCTTCGCGCTCACGGAATTCCGGCCATCGCGCGAGTTCCTGATCGGACTCGACGCGGGCTGGGACCCGGAACAGCACGAGATGCGCGACGTCTCGGCCACGGCGGGCTGGGAGACCGAGGCGGGAAACCAGCTGCTCCTCGGCTATCGCTTCAACCGCGACCCGAGCACGATCTTCGAGGACTTTCTCGGCCGAGGTCAGATCTTCGACGAGGGCGACGACCCCGACGAGAAGGTGAACCAGCTCAACCTCTCCGCCTACATCGTGGCGACGAGCCGGCTCGAGCTCTACGCCGACGGCTTCACCTCGATCGGCAGCTCCGGTACGGACGGTGGGCGCGTCGGCGTGGTGCTGATCTCGGGCTGCAAGTGCTGGGATCTCGTGACCGAGCTCGAAAAGCAGGCGCGCCCGGACGACACTCGCTTCACGATGCTGGTGCGAATCACCGGCCTCGGTGAGCGGACCCGCCCCACGAGCGGACAGCGCGGTCGGTATGGGGGCCTGTACCGATGA
- a CDS encoding tryptophan synthase subunit alpha, whose translation MNRIDQALARARSEKRAALIVFVTAGDPDLSTTAELIPELAAAGADVIELGIPHSDPIGEGPTIQVSSQRALARRTSLSQILDLVRRVRTVSDVPLVLMGYLNNVLAYGEERLARDASASGADGLIVADVPFEETAALSRACAEHGVQRVLLVAPTSTPERTVRIAAASRGFVYCVSVTGVTGARRELPADLEQLVARIRRVTTTPVCVGFGVSTPEQAAQVARLADGVIVGSALVSRIDAAPDRDSAVRSARSFVAELSRAVRSARP comes from the coding sequence ATGAACCGGATCGACCAGGCGCTGGCGCGGGCGCGGAGCGAGAAGCGCGCGGCGCTGATCGTCTTCGTGACGGCCGGCGATCCGGATCTTTCGACCACCGCCGAGCTGATCCCGGAGCTCGCGGCCGCGGGCGCCGATGTGATCGAGCTCGGCATTCCCCACAGCGATCCGATCGGCGAGGGGCCGACGATCCAGGTCTCCTCCCAGCGCGCGCTCGCCAGGCGCACCAGCCTGTCGCAGATCCTCGATCTGGTTCGACGCGTGCGCACGGTGAGCGACGTGCCGCTGGTGCTGATGGGCTATCTGAACAACGTGCTCGCCTACGGCGAGGAGCGGCTCGCCCGCGATGCGTCCGCTTCGGGCGCGGACGGCCTGATCGTCGCCGATGTTCCGTTCGAAGAGACGGCGGCCCTGTCGCGCGCCTGCGCCGAGCACGGCGTGCAGCGCGTGCTTCTCGTCGCGCCGACGAGCACGCCCGAACGAACGGTGCGGATCGCGGCGGCCAGCCGCGGCTTCGTCTACTGCGTCTCGGTCACCGGCGTGACCGGAGCCAGGCGCGAGCTGCCGGCGGATCTCGAGCAGCTCGTGGCCCGGATCCGCCGCGTCACGACGACGCCCGTCTGCGTCGGCTTCGGCGTCTCGACGCCCGAGCAGGCCGCGCAGGTCGCGCGGCTCGCCGACGGCGTGATCGTGGGCAGCGCGCTCGTCTCTCGGATCGATGCCGCGCCCGACCGGGATTCGGCGGTCCGATCGGCGCGGTCGTTCGTGGCGGAGCTCAGCCGCGCGGTCCGCTCCGCGCGGCCTTGA
- the trpE gene encoding anthranilate synthase component I, with the protein MVRPDLETFRTLARSGSAVPLVREVLADLDTALAIFLKVDDGRFSFLFESNEGGEHWGRYSFIGIGARAIFRAHAGRVEIRRGDELREHELAADRSDDPLDHLRRLLAELAPTRLDDLPRFAGGAVGYVAYDWVRYVERLPERAPDTLGVPDCYFVFPETVLVHDRTRQRLSIIHDLEIRAGESPDAAYQRGLRALDQVERRLSRPTPRPPEAAAEPAALEPVSNVTRERFVEMVEHCKEYIHAGDIFQVVPSQRITLPKRCEPFLIYRQLRVLNPSPYLFFMRCGDHVVLGSSPEIHVRLTDGRIELRPLAGTAPRGATPEEDKEIEKRLLADPKELAEHVMLVDLGRNDVGRVAEIGSVLVDEFEVIERYSHVMHIVSNVRGRLRADKDAVDLLRATFPAGTVSGAPKVRAMEVIEEVEPERRGLYGGCVGYFDYYGNMDTCIALRTLLVKDGKLFVQAGGGVVADSDPEKEFQETLHKAGALLRAIWLAGTST; encoded by the coding sequence ATGGTACGGCCGGACCTCGAGACATTCCGCACGCTCGCGCGCAGCGGATCGGCCGTCCCGCTCGTCCGAGAGGTCCTAGCCGACCTCGACACGGCCCTCGCGATCTTCCTGAAGGTCGACGACGGCCGCTTCTCCTTCCTGTTCGAGTCGAACGAGGGCGGGGAGCACTGGGGTCGCTACAGCTTCATCGGGATCGGTGCGCGGGCGATCTTCCGCGCCCACGCGGGGCGCGTCGAGATCCGGCGCGGAGACGAGCTGCGCGAGCACGAGCTGGCCGCGGACCGCAGCGACGATCCGCTCGATCACCTGCGCCGACTGCTCGCGGAGCTCGCGCCCACCCGGCTCGACGACCTGCCGCGTTTCGCGGGTGGGGCGGTCGGCTACGTCGCGTACGACTGGGTTCGGTACGTCGAGCGGCTGCCGGAGCGGGCCCCGGACACGCTCGGCGTTCCCGACTGCTACTTCGTCTTCCCGGAGACCGTGCTCGTGCACGACCGGACGCGACAGCGGCTGTCGATCATCCACGACCTCGAGATCCGCGCGGGCGAGTCGCCTGACGCGGCGTACCAGCGCGGCCTGCGCGCGCTCGACCAGGTCGAGCGGAGGCTGTCCCGACCGACACCTCGCCCTCCGGAGGCCGCGGCCGAGCCCGCCGCGCTCGAGCCGGTCTCGAACGTCACGCGCGAGCGCTTCGTCGAGATGGTCGAGCACTGCAAGGAGTACATCCACGCCGGAGACATCTTCCAGGTCGTGCCGTCCCAGCGGATCACGCTGCCGAAGCGCTGCGAGCCGTTCCTGATCTACCGCCAGCTCCGCGTGCTCAACCCCTCGCCGTATCTGTTCTTCATGCGCTGCGGCGATCACGTCGTGCTCGGCTCCTCTCCCGAGATCCACGTCCGGCTCACCGACGGGCGCATCGAGCTGCGGCCGCTCGCGGGCACCGCCCCGCGCGGCGCGACGCCGGAAGAGGACAAGGAGATCGAGAAGCGGCTGCTCGCCGATCCGAAGGAGCTCGCGGAGCACGTGATGCTCGTCGACCTGGGCCGCAACGACGTTGGACGCGTGGCGGAGATCGGCTCGGTGCTCGTCGACGAGTTCGAGGTGATCGAGCGCTACTCGCACGTGATGCACATCGTCTCGAACGTGCGCGGGCGGCTGCGCGCGGACAAGGACGCGGTCGACCTGCTGCGCGCGACGTTCCCGGCGGGAACGGTGAGCGGCGCGCCGAAGGTGCGCGCGATGGAGGTGATCGAAGAGGTCGAGCCGGAGCGGCGCGGCTTGTACGGGGGCTGCGTCGGCTACTTCGACTACTACGGGAACATGGACACCTGCATCGCGCTGCGCACGCTGCTCGTGAAGGACGGAAAGCTCTTCGTCCAGGCGGGCGGGGGAGTCGTCGCGGACTCGGATCCAGAGAAGGAGTTCCAGGAGACGCTGCACAAGGCGGGCGCTCTGCTGCGCGCGATCTGGCTCGCGGGGACGTCGACATGA
- the trpC gene encoding indole-3-glycerol phosphate synthase TrpC: protein MSVLETILARKRSEVAELRRSTGESALLARARDAGPARGFARALSVGARPRVIAEFKRASPSKGEIRAGADAAEIARAYAAAGAAALSVLTDREFFRGCLDDLRRARAVCALPVLRKDFTIDAIQILEARAAGADAVLLIVAALSDRELGELLACAREVGLDALVEVHSEAELERALLLDAALIGINNRDLATFKTDVARTRELLPRAHGRTVISESGLDSREVIRALDAEGVQAFLVGEALMRDPDPGAALRRLRGVT, encoded by the coding sequence ATGAGCGTGCTCGAGACCATCCTCGCGCGCAAACGCAGCGAGGTCGCCGAGCTGCGGCGGTCGACCGGAGAGAGCGCCCTCCTCGCGCGGGCGCGCGATGCCGGGCCCGCGCGGGGCTTCGCGCGTGCGCTGAGCGTCGGCGCGCGGCCGCGGGTGATCGCAGAGTTCAAGCGCGCCTCGCCGTCGAAGGGCGAGATCCGCGCGGGCGCCGACGCCGCCGAGATCGCGCGGGCCTACGCGGCCGCGGGCGCGGCGGCGCTCTCCGTGCTCACCGATCGCGAGTTCTTCCGCGGCTGCCTCGACGATCTGCGCCGGGCGCGCGCCGTCTGTGCGCTTCCGGTGCTGCGCAAGGACTTCACGATCGACGCGATCCAGATCCTCGAGGCGAGGGCCGCGGGCGCGGACGCGGTGCTGCTGATCGTGGCCGCGCTCTCGGATCGCGAGCTCGGCGAGCTGCTGGCGTGCGCGCGCGAGGTGGGCCTGGACGCGCTGGTCGAGGTGCACAGCGAGGCCGAGCTCGAACGCGCGCTCCTGCTCGACGCGGCGCTGATCGGCATCAACAACCGCGATCTCGCGACGTTCAAGACCGACGTCGCGCGGACGCGCGAGCTGCTGCCGCGCGCGCACGGCCGCACCGTGATCAGCGAGAGCGGCCTCGACTCGCGCGAGGTGATCCGTGCGCTCGACGCCGAGGGCGTGCAGGCGTTTCTGGTCGGAGAGGCGCTGATGCGCGATCCGGATCCCGGCGCGGCCCTGCGCCGGCTGCGGGGTGTGACGTGA
- a CDS encoding dephospho-CoA kinase: MAESGSILIGLTGGIGTGKSRVAELLRELGAAVECSDAIVRELQAPGGAGLEAIVATFGREYLIAEGQLDRPKLGKLVFNDPGARMKLNLLIHPLVTRETQARIELHRARGVAVIVADIPLLLEGRKSGIGSGAVLPFDRIALVYATEEQQLARVMARDGLSREDALSRIRSQLPIEEKRALADVVIDNSGAWEATERQVRSCYADWLKAARSGPRG, translated from the coding sequence ATGGCGGAATCGGGCTCCATCCTGATCGGTCTCACAGGGGGCATCGGCACGGGCAAGTCGCGCGTCGCGGAGCTCCTGCGCGAGCTCGGCGCCGCGGTCGAGTGCTCCGACGCGATCGTGCGCGAGCTGCAGGCGCCGGGGGGCGCGGGTCTGGAAGCGATCGTCGCGACCTTCGGGCGCGAGTATCTGATCGCGGAAGGCCAGCTCGACCGGCCCAAGCTCGGCAAGCTCGTCTTCAACGACCCGGGCGCGCGAATGAAGCTCAATCTTCTGATCCACCCGCTCGTGACCCGCGAGACCCAGGCGCGGATCGAGCTGCACCGCGCGCGCGGCGTGGCGGTCATCGTCGCCGACATCCCCCTGCTTCTCGAGGGCAGGAAGTCCGGCATCGGAAGCGGCGCGGTGCTGCCGTTCGACCGGATCGCGCTCGTCTACGCGACCGAGGAGCAGCAGCTCGCCCGGGTGATGGCGCGAGACGGCCTCTCGCGCGAGGACGCGCTCTCGCGGATCCGCTCGCAGCTCCCGATCGAGGAGAAGCGCGCGCTCGCCGACGTGGTGATCGACAACTCGGGCGCCTGGGAGGCGACGGAGCGGCAGGTCCGCAGCTGCTACGCGGACTGGCTCAAGGCCGCGCGGAGCGGACCGCGCGGCTGA
- the trpB gene encoding tryptophan synthase subunit beta — translation MTLVKICGLTSLDDAELALAAGADAVGLNFVPGTPRAIDVANGRAISAALAGRAVRIAVFRDAPRDEVERIAREAGVDVVQLHGSESPEYAASLPFPVLKVIPADSRALDTAARYPEADILLDSPSGGGSGSGWNFALALPLVEAGRRVWIAGGLGPENVADAVKLASPYGVDASSALESAPGRKDPARMRAFVAAVRAATPARERPDLRGYFGRFGGRYVPETLVPAVEELAATWEALRRDPAFWNELAEERRAYIGRPTPLYFAARASQELGVRVWLKREDLAHTGAHKINNAVGQALIAKRMGKRRVIAETGAGQHGVAAATACARYGLDCEVFMGEEDTRRQALNVFRMELLGAKVHAVTSGSRTLKDAMNEALRDWATNVRSTYYLIGSVAGPHPYPMLVRDLQAVIGEEARAQILAEEGRLPDVLIACVGGGSNAMGLFAPFHGDTSVRMIGVEAGGEGVGSGRHGASLTVGTPGALHGSYSYVLQDDEGQIFEAHSISAGLDYPGVGPEHSFFKDSGRAEYVPVTDAEALDAFVWLSRMEGIIPAFESAHAIAELRRRAARLERGAIVVLNLSGRGDKDAMEAKRLLGERLAR, via the coding sequence GTGACGCTGGTGAAGATCTGCGGGCTGACGAGTCTCGACGACGCCGAGCTTGCCCTGGCGGCCGGAGCGGATGCGGTCGGTCTCAACTTCGTGCCCGGCACGCCGCGCGCGATCGACGTGGCGAACGGCCGCGCGATCTCGGCCGCGCTCGCCGGACGCGCGGTCCGGATCGCGGTCTTCCGCGACGCGCCGCGGGACGAGGTGGAGCGGATCGCGCGCGAAGCGGGTGTCGACGTCGTGCAGCTGCACGGCAGCGAATCGCCGGAGTACGCGGCGTCGCTGCCGTTCCCGGTCCTGAAGGTGATCCCGGCGGATTCGCGCGCACTCGACACGGCCGCGCGCTACCCCGAGGCCGACATCCTGCTCGACTCGCCGTCGGGCGGCGGCTCGGGGAGCGGCTGGAACTTCGCGCTCGCGCTCCCGCTGGTCGAAGCCGGCCGGCGGGTCTGGATCGCCGGAGGGCTGGGCCCGGAGAACGTGGCCGATGCGGTGAAGCTCGCGTCACCGTACGGTGTCGACGCATCGTCGGCGCTCGAGTCGGCCCCGGGCCGCAAGGATCCCGCGCGAATGCGCGCGTTCGTCGCGGCCGTGCGCGCTGCGACGCCCGCGCGCGAGCGCCCGGATCTGCGCGGCTACTTCGGACGCTTCGGCGGCCGCTACGTGCCGGAGACGCTGGTGCCCGCGGTCGAGGAGCTGGCCGCGACCTGGGAGGCGTTGCGGCGCGACCCCGCGTTCTGGAACGAGCTCGCGGAGGAGCGACGCGCCTACATCGGCCGGCCGACGCCGCTGTACTTCGCCGCGCGCGCGAGCCAGGAGCTCGGCGTGCGCGTCTGGCTCAAGCGCGAGGACCTCGCCCACACCGGAGCGCACAAGATCAACAACGCGGTCGGCCAGGCGCTGATCGCGAAGCGGATGGGCAAGCGGCGCGTGATCGCGGAAACGGGCGCGGGCCAGCACGGCGTCGCGGCCGCGACCGCGTGCGCCCGCTACGGCCTCGACTGCGAGGTCTTCATGGGCGAGGAGGACACGCGCCGCCAGGCGCTGAACGTCTTCCGCATGGAGCTGCTCGGCGCGAAGGTGCACGCGGTGACCTCGGGAAGCCGCACGCTCAAGGACGCGATGAACGAGGCGCTGCGCGACTGGGCGACGAACGTGCGCAGCACCTACTACCTGATCGGCTCGGTCGCCGGTCCACACCCGTACCCGATGCTGGTGCGCGACCTGCAGGCCGTGATCGGCGAGGAGGCGCGCGCGCAGATCCTGGCCGAAGAGGGACGCCTGCCCGACGTCCTGATCGCCTGCGTGGGTGGCGGCAGCAACGCGATGGGCCTGTTCGCGCCGTTCCACGGCGACACTTCGGTGCGTATGATCGGCGTCGAGGCGGGCGGCGAGGGCGTCGGCTCGGGTCGTCACGGGGCCTCGCTCACGGTCGGAACTCCCGGCGCGCTGCACGGCAGCTACTCGTACGTGCTGCAGGACGACGAGGGTCAGATCTTCGAGGCGCACTCGATCTCGGCCGGCCTGGACTATCCGGGAGTCGGACCGGAGCACTCGTTCTTCAAGGACTCGGGCCGCGCGGAGTACGTTCCGGTGACGGACGCCGAGGCGCTCGACGCGTTCGTCTGGCTCTCGCGAATGGAGGGAATCATTCCCGCCTTCGAGAGCGCGCACGCGATCGCCGAGCTGCGCCGCCGCGCAGCCCGGCTCGAACGCGGCGCGATCGTCGTCCTGAACCTCTCCGGCCGCGGGGACAAGGATGCGATGGAGGCGAAGCGGTTGCTCGGCGAGAGGCTCGCGCGATGA
- a CDS encoding aminodeoxychorismate/anthranilate synthase component II translates to MKLLVIDNYDSFTYNLVQYLGELGAGSDVVRNDAIDVEEIGRRGIDAIVVSPGPCTPNEAGISVPAILRWSGRIPILGVCLGHQSIGQAFGGRVVHAKQLMHGKTSWIHHDGENLFAGLPAPFEATRYHSLAVAREGLPDTLLVTAQTDDGEIMGLRHARHAVFGVQFHPESILTVHGKDLLANFLRIARDSGRGRAA, encoded by the coding sequence ATGAAGCTGCTCGTGATCGACAACTACGACTCGTTCACTTACAACCTGGTGCAGTATCTCGGCGAGCTCGGCGCCGGCTCCGACGTGGTGCGAAACGACGCGATCGACGTCGAGGAGATCGGCCGGCGCGGAATCGACGCGATCGTGGTCTCGCCCGGGCCCTGCACGCCGAACGAGGCAGGCATCAGCGTTCCGGCGATCCTGCGCTGGTCCGGGCGGATCCCGATCCTCGGAGTCTGCCTAGGCCACCAGTCGATCGGACAGGCCTTCGGCGGACGCGTGGTCCACGCCAAGCAGCTCATGCACGGCAAGACCTCGTGGATCCACCACGACGGCGAGAACCTCTTCGCGGGACTTCCCGCCCCGTTCGAAGCCACGCGCTACCACTCGCTCGCGGTCGCGCGCGAGGGGCTGCCGGACACCCTGCTCGTGACCGCGCAGACCGACGACGGCGAGATCATGGGCCTGCGCCACGCGCGCCATGCGGTCTTCGGCGTGCAGTTCCACCCCGAGTCGATCCTGACCGTGCACGGAAAGGATCTGCTCGCGAACTTCCTGCGGATCGCGCGCGATTCGGGCCGAGGGAGGGCGGCCTGA